The nucleotide sequence CCTGCGGGTCATCGAGCTGCTGTTCGCCTATGCCGCCGGCTTCATGATCGCGCTCGCCCTCGTCGGCGTCGTGCCGGAGGCGCTCGCCAGGGACTCGGCGGCGGCGGCGCCCGTGATCCTGCTTGGCTACCTGCTGGTGCACCTCACCCAGCACACGGTGACGCCGCATTTCCACTTCGGCGAGGAAACCCACCACGTCACCCACGCCGCGAGCGTCTCGGGCATCGTGGGCCTGCTGCTCCACACCTTCTTCGACGGCGTCGCGATCGCCTCCGGCTTCCTGGTGAGCCCGTCGCTCGGGCTGCTGCTGTTCCTCGCGATCTTCCTCCACAAGCTGCCGGAGGGCGTCACCGTCTCGAGCCTCGTGCTGGCGGCCGGCGAGACGCCGCGCCGCGCGGTGCTGGCCGCCGCGGCGCTCGGCGCGACCACCATCCTGGGCGTGCTCCTCACGGAGCGCGCGGCGGTGCTCGAGCAGCACGGGCTCGCCCTCTCGGCCGGCGTGACGCTGTACGTGGGCGCCTCGAACCTGGTCCCCGAGTTCCAGGGCAAGCCCGGCTGGCGGCTGCCGCTGGCGTTCTTCGCCGGCGCCGGGTCGTTCATCGGCGCCCAGGCGCTGGTCGCTCGCCTGCTGGCCTGACCGCCGCCGGCCGCGCCCGCCGGGGCCGGGCGCGTCGCCGGTCCGGCGCGGCGGGTCGCTCGCCCATCACCTCCAGACTCTCGACCAGCCAGCGCCTCAGTCCCATCGCGCGCGCCAGCGGCCACGGGCTGTGCCGCGCGCTCGCCAGCCGCTCGGCCCACTCCCGCTCCAGCCTCGCCGCCGCGCGCATCGCGTCGGCCAGCACCCGCGCGCCCGACTCCGTGAGGACGGGGACCAGGGCCGGCCTGCCCGGCCCACGCGGCTCCCGGCTCGGGCCGCCGCTGCGGCCGGCTCCCCGGCGTACCAGTGCCCGCCGCTCGAGCCGGCGCAGCAGCTCGCTGATCGTGCCCGGCTCCAGCGCGAGCCGGGCGGCGAGGGCCGCCTGCGAGTGAACGGGCTCCCTCGCGATCTCCCGCATGACGAGGAACGCACGGGCACTCAGACCCACGATCGCCAGCCGCCGGTCCATCTCGCCCTCGAGCGTGCGGGCGAGGGCCAGAGCGGGGCCCAGCAGACGCTGCTCGGCCGTGTCGCGCGGCGGTTGCGAGCGTGTTTTGTTCGTACGCGAATCAACCCTCCACGAGGCGGCGGCGACCTCGCGACGACCCCGGTGCCACCCGGGGGACGCGAGGGCGCGACCGGCCCGCCGGTAGCGGCGGCACCGGGCCCGCTCGTCCCCACCCCGCCGTCCCCGCCCAGCCGTGGCGCGGGCCGGTCGGGCCACCGGGTTTCTTCGCATACGAACCTACGAGCCGCCGTCACCGGCCGATCACCCCCGCAGACACGCCTGGCGCCCGGCTGGACCCCGAAGTGAGTGCGGGGCGGCCCTCGAGTCGCCGCCGTCGGGGAAACGTCCTACAGGGGCTACCGGGGCTTGGTCCGGGCAGTTGACCGCAGGTTGCCGGCGCGAGGGCAACCGCCGCTTGGCGCCTTGGGCCTGGAGTCGCTCCCGGGCGGTCGGTCGGGGGAGCCCCGCCAACCGGGCGCCGGGCAGTCGGCTGGGGGGAACCCGCCAGCCGGGTGGCCCGAACGGAGTGCGGCTCGCCGGGCACCGGTGCGCTTCGCGCTACCGGACGGCCCGCCAATGGACTATTTTGGTCATACCGAACGGACCCATGAGGTCACATGAAGGCCGCCAAGGTGTCGGAGCTGAAGGCCGGGCTGAGCAGGTACCTGGCGCGCGTGAAGCGCGGCGAGCAGGTCGTCATCACCGAGCGCGGGAAGCCGGTGGCGAAGCTGGTCCCGTTGCCGCCGCAGCCGCCGGGGATCGAGTCCGACGAGTGGGATCGGCTGCTGGAGATGGAGCGGCAGGGCCGGCTCGTGATTCCGGAGCGCGTGGGCCTGACGCGGGAGTTCTGGGAGATGCCGCGCGGCGATGATCCCGGCGGCACCGTGGCGCAGCAGCTGATCGACGACCGGAAGCGCCGATGAGGTTCTGGGATGCGTCGGCCCTGGTGCCGCTGCTCGTCAACGAGCCGAGGAGCGACCGGCTCAGGGCGCTGGGCCATCAGGACCCCGCCGTCGCGGTCTGGTGGGGGACCCTGGTGGAGTGCACGTCCGCGCTCGTGCGGCGGGAGCGCGGCGGGAGCATCACGGCATCCGCGCGCGACAGCGGGCTGGCGGCACTGTCCGCGAGCGCCAGCCTGTGGCTGGCGGTCGGGCCCACGGCCGCGCTGCGGGAGGCCGCGCTGCGCGCGGTGCGTGTGCACGGACTGTCCGCGGGCGACGCGTTCCAGCTGGCGGCCGCGCTCGAATGGGCCGAGGGACGGTCGGCGGGACGCGTGCTCGTCTCCCTCGATGGCGAGGTCCGGTCGGCCGCCGGGAACGAGGGCTTCACGGTGCTTCCGGAGCTGCCCGCGTGAAGAAGCCGGAGCCCTCGCTGTTCGCGCCGCCCGCGTCGGCGCAGCCGCTCGCGGCGCGAATGCGGCCGCGGACCCTGGAGGAGTTCCTCGGCCAGGAGGAGCTGCTGGGTCCGGGGAAGGCGCTGGGCGAGCTGATCCGGCGGGGCGAAGTGGGCTCGATGATCTTCTGGGGCCCGCCGGGGAGCGGCAAGACCACGCTCGCCCTGCTCATCGCGCAGTACACCGACCGCGAGTTCGTCCCGTTCAGCGCCGTGACCGAGGGCGTGCCGCGGGTGCGCGAGATCATCCACGAGGCCGAGGAGCGGCTCGCCCAGTACGGCCGGCGCACCATCCTGTTCTGCGACGAGATCCACCGCTTCAACCGGGCGCAGCAGGACGCGTTCCTGCCGCACGTCGAGCGCGGGACCATCGCGCTGATCGGCGCCACGACGGAGAACCCCAGCTTCGAGATCACCGGCGCGCTGCTGTCGCGGACCCGGGTCTTCGTCCTCGAGCCGCTGAGCGAGGAGCACGTCCGGACGCTGGTCCGGCGCGCGCTGGCGGACGAGGAGCGCGGGCTCGGCAAGCTGAAGCTGGCGCTGGAGGACGACGCGCTGGCGCTGCTGGCGCGCGAGGCCGACGGCGACGCGCGCCGCGCGCTGCAGGCGCTCGAGGCGGCGGCCGAGTACCTCACCGGCTCTGTGGGCAGCGGCGCGGCGCCGGTCTCGGAGCCCCCCGGGGCCGAGGGGCCATCCCCCGCTTCGCGGG is from Gemmatimonadales bacterium and encodes:
- a CDS encoding ZIP family metal transporter, which gives rise to MISAPALGLGVVAALANLMGAWAVTRSARFGLRVIELLFAYAAGFMIALALVGVVPEALARDSAAAAPVILLGYLLVHLTQHTVTPHFHFGEETHHVTHAASVSGIVGLLLHTFFDGVAIASGFLVSPSLGLLLFLAIFLHKLPEGVTVSSLVLAAGETPRRAVLAAAALGATTILGVLLTERAAVLEQHGLALSAGVTLYVGASNLVPEFQGKPGWRLPLAFFAGAGSFIGAQALVARLLA
- a CDS encoding MarR family transcriptional regulator, producing MDRRLAIVGLSARAFLVMREIAREPVHSQAALAARLALEPGTISELLRRLERRALVRRGAGRSGGPSREPRGPGRPALVPVLTESGARVLADAMRAAARLEREWAERLASARHSPWPLARAMGLRRWLVESLEVMGERPAAPDRRRARPRRARPAAVRPAGERPAPGRR
- a CDS encoding type II toxin-antitoxin system prevent-host-death family antitoxin, whose protein sequence is MKAAKVSELKAGLSRYLARVKRGEQVVITERGKPVAKLVPLPPQPPGIESDEWDRLLEMERQGRLVIPERVGLTREFWEMPRGDDPGGTVAQQLIDDRKRR
- a CDS encoding type II toxin-antitoxin system VapC family toxin, whose protein sequence is MRFWDASALVPLLVNEPRSDRLRALGHQDPAVAVWWGTLVECTSALVRRERGGSITASARDSGLAALSASASLWLAVGPTAALREAALRAVRVHGLSAGDAFQLAAALEWAEGRSAGRVLVSLDGEVRSAAGNEGFTVLPELPA